DNA from Asanoa sp. WMMD1127:
GTTGAACCCGATCATCGGGCCCTCGGGCAGGTCGTGCACGGCGATGACCATGTTGCTGAGCACGAAGACCTCGTCGTCGAGGTCGCGGTCGGGGATGGCGAAGCGGTCGCCGGGCGCGGGCTTCCAGCGCAGGCCGGCGTCGCGCAGGCGGAGGGCGAGCGGCACGGGCAGCACGCCCTCCATGGTGCCTCGGGTGCTTCACTAGGCGTATGCCGAACGCCGAACGCTTCCCCTCGGGTGCGGTGACTCGGCTCGGCCCGCCGCCGCCGGACCTGCCGCCGCCGCCCGAGGCACCGTCCGATGGCACGCCGCGGCGCCGGCTCTGGTGGTTCGCCGGTGTGGCCGCCCTGATCCTGGTCACCGGCCTGGTCGCGGTGCTGGTGGCCCGGCCCGGCAGCGGTGACGGCCTGCTGGCGGACAAGCCCGAGGCGCCGGTCGACGCGCGGCCGCCGCTGGCCCGCGCGTGCCCGCCGCCGCCCGACGCGCCGAGCGGCGCCGCGAGCGCCCCGCCGGCGCCGTCGCCCGCGCCCACCGGCGCGCGGACCGTCGACGAGACCACCGGCATCTCGTACCCCGCCTACGGGCCGCCCTGGGAGGCGTGGACCACGGTGTGGAACGCCGGTGAGCTGGAGGTGCCCTACAAGGTCGGGCAGCACTTCGTCACCGAGCAGGACTACGACGGCGCGAGCGACTACCACGCCTCGGTCCTCTCCGGCGCGGTGCCGGCGGCGACCAACGACGCGTTCACCTTCGACCTCGAGTGCGTCGGCCGGCAGGTGGCCGCGGACGCCCGGGCGCACTACTACCCGCAGCCCAACGAGCAGGAGCTGATCCGCGACGAGCGCACCGTCCTGGGTGGACGGCCGGCCTGGGTGACCGTGTTCCGGCTGCACTTCTCGTCGCCCGGGCTGCGCGCCCGGTCCGAGCTGGTGGCGCTGGCCTGCATCGATGTCGGCAAGCCGACGGCTGCGGTGCTCTACGTCTCGGTGCCGGAGACGCACCGGCAGTGGGACTGGGTCGCCGACGACGCGTTGGCCGGAATGCGGCCGGTCTGACGGTCGCGTTCGCCGCCGAGCGCGCTAACCTCGGCCGTGTGGCCCGCAAAATGAAGATCCCGGCGACCAAATATCCGGTCGAGCGGTTCACGCTCGACAACGGCCTGCGGGTGGTGCTGGCGCCCGACCGCAGCGCGCCCGTGGTCGGCGTCGCCGTGGTCTACGACGTCGGCATCCGCAGCGAGCCTGAGGGGCGCACCGGTTTCGCGCACCTCTTCGAGCACCTGATGTTCCAGGGCTCCGAGAACCTCGAGAAGCTCGCCCACTTCCGGCACGTCCAGGGCGCGGGCGGCACCTTCAACGGCTCGACCCACCTCGACTACACCGACTACTTCGAGACGCTGCCGTCCGGCGCGCTCGAGCGGGCGCTGTTCCTCGAGGCAGACCGCATGCGCGGCCCTCGCCTGACGGAGGAGAACCTGCGCAACCAGGTCGACGTGGTCAAGGAGGAGATCCGGGTCAACGTGCTCAACCGGCCCTACGGCGGCTTCCCCTGGCTGAAGCTGCCGCCGGTCATGTTCGACACGTTCCCGAATGCGCACGACGGCTACGGGTCGTTCGAGGACCTGGAGAGCGCCACGGTCGCCGATGCGGCCGAGTTCTTCTCCCGCTACTACGCCTGCGGCAACGCGGTCCTCTCGGTCGCCGGCGACCTCGACGTGGCCGAGGCCACCGAGATGATCCAGCGGCACTTCGGCGACGTGCCGGCCCGGCCCGCGCCGCCGCGGCCCGACTTCGACGAGCCCGACCTGACCAGCGAACGACGCGAGTCGTACGCCGATCGCCTGGCCCCCTTGCCGGCGGTCGCCGCGGCCTGGCGCGTGCCGAACCCGATCGACGACTTCGCCGCCTACCTGCCCTACGTGGTGCTGGCCGAGGTGCTCACCGACGGCGACGCGTCGCGACTGGTCGAGCGGATGGTGCTGCGCGACCGCACGGTCACCAGCCTCGGCGGCTACCTCGGGTTCATGGGCGAGCCGTTCGAGGTGCGCGATCCGACCGCGGCGCTGCTGCAGTTCCACCTGCCGCCCGGCGGCGACGTCGACAAGGTGCTGCGCACCGCCGACGAGGAGCTGGAGCGGCTGGCCGGCGACGGCATCGGGGCCGAGGAGCTCGGCCGCGTGCAGGCCCGGATGGCCACCCACCTGCTCCGCGACACCGACGCGGTGCTCGGCCGGGCGCTGCGGATCGCCGTGCTCGAGGAGCAACGCGGCGAGCCCGAGCTGATCAACGAGCTGCCGCGGCTGATCGGCGAGGTCACGGCGGACCAGATCCGCGCGGCCGCGGCCACCCTGACCCCGCAGCGCCGGGCGTCCATCGAGGTCATTCCCGGAGGCGGACAGTGAGCGATGTGAAGCGGTCGTTGCCGGCCCTGCTGCCGGCGGCGCCGATCAAGCTGCCCGGCGAGGCTGAGCGGCGGCTGACCAACGGGCTGACCGTGATCGCGATCCGTCGCCCGGCGGTGCCGCTGGTCGAGGTGCGGTTGCGCGTGCCGTTCGCCCGTGCCAACCTGGCCCGCGGCGCGATGCTGTCGCAGACGCTGTTCTCCGGCACGGCCGAGATGTCCACCGTGGACATCGCCGCCGAGCTCCAGGCGGTCGGCGGCGGGCTGGCGGCGTCGGTCGACCCCGACCGGCTGATGATCAGCGGCAACGGCCTGGCGGCCGGCCTGGGCCGGATCCTGGAGATCATGGCCGAGGTGGTCGACGGGGCCGCGTACCCGAGCGACGAGGTCGCCACCGAGCGGGACCGGCTGGTCGACAACATCCAGGTCGCCAAGAGCCAGCCCGCCCACCTGGCCCGCGAGGCACTGCTGCAGCGGGTCTACGGACGCCACCCGTACGCGGTGCAGACGCCCGAGCCCGAGCAGGTGCGCACGGTGCGGCCGGCCCAGCTGCGCGCGCTGCACGCCGAGCGGGTCCACCCGGCCGGCGCGACCCTCGTGCTCGTCGGCGACTTCCAGGTGAAGCGGGCCCTCGACACGGCCGAGGCGGTGCTCGGCTCGTGGAACGGCGGTGGCAAGGACGTGACGCTGCCCGCCGCGCCGGCGCCCGCGCCCGGCCCGGTGCTGGTGGTCGACCGGCCCGACTCGGTGCAGTCGTCGCTGCGGATGGCGTTGCCGGCGGTGCCGCGCACGCACCCCGACCACGCCGCGCTGCAACTGGCCAACCTGGTGTTCGGCGGCTACTTCTCGTCGCGCTGGGTGGAGAACATCCGCGAGGACAAGGGCTACACGTACGGGCCGCACTCCTTGGTCGATCACTCGGTCGCCGGCTCCGTCGTGCTGGTCTCGGCCGAGGTGGCCACCGAGGTGACCGGGCCGGCGCTGCTGGAGACGCTCTACGAGCTGGGCCGGCTGGCGACCACGCCGCCCGGGGCCGAGGAGCTGGAGCAGGCGCGGCAGTACGTGCTGGGCACGCTCAAGCTGGGCATGTCGACGCAGGCGGGGTTGGCCAGCCTGGCCAGCACCTACGCCGGCGCCGGGCTGCGCCTCGACTTCCTCAAGGACTACACGGCGCAGCTCACGGCCGCGACCCGGGACGACGTGGCCGCGGCCGCGGCGAAATACCTGGCGCCGTCGGGGGCGACCACGGTGATCCTCGGCGACGCGGAGAAGATCGAGGCGCCGGTCGCGACGCTGCGCGAGGTGGAGCTGGGATGACCGGCGCGCCACCCCTGGCCCGGGCCACGCTCGACCGGGCGGGGCACCGGCGTTCGGATCCGCACTGGCTCGAATCCGCCTGGCCGACCGCCCGCCTCCTGCCCGTGGACTCGTCGGCCGGCACCGCGCTGTTCCGCGACGTGGTGACCGGCGACGCCGCCGACGCCGCGGTCGGCGCCGTGCTGTCGGTGGTGCTGCTCGACACGTCCGGCGTCGACCGCTCGGCCGCCGTGTTCCTCGGTGTGGAGCCCGACGGGGTCGCGGTGTTCGCGATCGACGGGCCGCTGCCGGACGTTCCGGGGACCCGGCCGGCGAACCTGCGCGACGTGGGGCACCGGCTGGACGACCGGGACGCCGGGCTGCTCACCACGGCGCTGGCGATCGTCAACTGGCACGTCCGGAGCCCGTACTCGCCGCAGACGGGGCAGCCGACCACGGTCGGCGAGGCCGGGTGGTCCCGGGTCGACGCGGCCGGCAACCAGACGTGGCCGCGTACCGACCCGGCGATGATCGTGTTGGTGCACGACGGCGTCGCGGGGCCGGACGGGCGCTGCCTGCTCGGCAACAACGCGACCTGGCCGAAGCAGCCGGGGTTCCGGCGGTTCTCGTGCCTCGCCGGTTACGTCGAGCCGGGGGAGTCCGCCGAGGCGGCCGTGGCGCGCGAGGTCGCGGAAGAGGTCGGGTTGACGCTGGACCGCATCGACTACGTGGCCAGCCAGGCGTGGCCGTTCCCGGGGTCGCTGATGCTCGGCTACACGGCGACCGCGGACGCGGCGCAGCCGTTGAAGGTCGACCCGGCCGAGATCACCGAAGCCCGCTGGTTCACCCGCCGCGAGGTGCGCGCCCTGCTGGGCGGCGAGACGGTCAACCTCGGTACGCCCGACGAGCCGGCGGTCATGACGCTGCCGATGCAGGTCTCGATCGCCTATTACCTGATCACCACGTGGGCGGGTGCGTGACCCGCCCACGCGCCTGGTCTATGCCGCTTCGAGACTCGACAGGTGCTGCTTGACCTGGGTGATCGAGGGGTTGGTCATGGCGGTGCCGTCGTCGAAGCGCAACGTGGGGACGGTCTGGTTGCCGCCGTTGACGCTCATCACGTAGTCGGCCGAGGCCGGGTCCTGCTCGATGTCGATCACCTGGTACGCGATGCCCTCGCGGTCGAGCTGGGACTTCAGGCGGTGGCAGTAGCCGCACCACGAGGTGGAGTACATGGTCAACATCGAGTGTTCCTCCGGGGGTAGGGGGGTCTCCATTCGAGAGAACGTCAGACCGGGCTGTCATGATTCCTGACTGTGGCGGTTGACTCTCCGGCGGAGCAGGTCCTGGCGGGCCTCGACCCCGAGCAGCGCACCGCCGTGACGGCGCCGGCCGGCCCGGTCTGCATCCTCGCCGGCGCCGGCACGGGCAAGACCAGGGCGATCACTCACCGGATCGCCTACCGGACGCTGCGGGGCGAGACGGCGGGGCGGCACGTGCTGGCCGTCACGTTCACCGCGCGGGCGGCGGCCGAGATGCGGGCGCGGCTCGCGGCGCTGGGGGTCGCCGGGGTGCAGGCGCGCACGTTCCACGCGGCGGCGCTGCGCCAGGTGCGCTACTTCGCGCCGCGGCTGCTGGCCGGGCGCGAGCTGCCCGAGCTGATCGACAGCAAGGCGCGGCTGGTCGGTTTGGCGGCGGCACGGGTCGGCGTGCGCACCGACCGCACCGGCGCCCGCGACCTGGCCGGCGAGATCGAGTGGGCCAAGTCGTCGCTCGTCGAGCCCGGCGAATACGTGGTCGCGGCGGCCAAGGCGACCCGCGAGACGCCGTTCGAGGCCGGCAAGGTGGCCGAGGTGTTCGCCGCCTACGAGCAGCTCAAGCGGGGCAACGGGGTGATCGACTTCGAAGACCTGCTGCGGGCGGCGGTCTGGGGGATCGAGGAGCACTCCGACGTCGCCGAGCAGGTGCGCGCGCAATACCGGCATTTCGTGGTCGACGAATACCAGGACGTCAACCCGCTGCAGCAGCGGCTGCTCGACGCGTGGCTCGGCGGGCGCGACGACCTGACCGTGGTCGGCGACGCGTCGCAGACGATCTACTCGTTCACCGGGGCGACCTCCGCCTATCTGATCGACTTCCCGCGGCTGCGGCGGTCGCCGGTGGTGGTGCGGCTGGTCCGCGACTACCGGTCGACGCCGCAGGTGGTGGGGCTGGCCAACGCGGTGATCCGGCAGGCCCGGGGCGCCGAGGCGCGGCTGCGGCTCGAGCTGGTCGGCCAGCGACCGTCCGGCGCCGAGCCCGAGCTGCGGATCTTCCAGGACGAGCCGGGGGAGGCGGCCGCGGTGGCGGCCCGCTGCCGGCAACTGATCGCGTCGGGCACCCCGGCGCGCGAGATCGCGGTGCTGTTCCGGACCAACGCGCAGTCCGAGACCTACGAGAAGGCGCTGGCCGAGGCCGAGGTGCCCTACGTGGTGCAGGGGGCCGAGCGGTTCTTCGAGCGGTCCGAGGTGCGGCAGGCGCTGGTGGCGCTGCGGGCCGCGACCCGGTCGGCCGACCCCGGCGAGCCGCTGGTGCGGTCGGTGGCGGCGGCGCTCGAGGCGGTCGGCTGGGCGCCCGACCAGCGGCCCGGCGGTGGCGCGGCCCGGGAGCGGTGGGAGGCGCTGGCGGCGCTCCTCGCGCTGGCGGAGGAGTTCGGCGCGACGCCGACGCTGCTGCCGATCGGCGAGGGCGCGGTGTCTTCGCGACCGCCGACGCTGGCCGACTTCGTCGACGAGCTCGGTCGGCGGGCGGCCGCGCAGCACGCGCCGACCGTCGAGGGCGTCACGCTGGCGTCGCTGCACTCGGCCAAGGGGCTCGAGTGGGACGCGGTGTTCGTGGTGGGGCTGTCGGACGGGACGCTGCCGACGACCTACGCCAAAACGCCCGAGCAGGTCGAGGAAGAACGCCGGCTGCTCTATGTCGGGGTGACGCGGGCCCGGGAGTGGCTCTGGCTCTCCTATGCGATCTCCCGCTCGCCGGGTGGCCGGCCGCGGCGGCCGTGCCGGTTCCTGCCACAGTTCGACGGGCGTTCGGGGGGCGGCGCGGGCGGTGGTCCCGGCGGCTCGGCGGTATCCCGGTTGAGTCGCAAACCCGACAGCCGGCCGCCGCGGATCGTCTCGTGCCGGGTCTGCGGCGCCACGCTGCTGGGCGGCGCCGACCGCAAGCTCGGCCGGTGCGCGACCTGTCCGTCCGATCTGGACGAGGAGCTCCTCGACCGGCTCCAGCGCTGGCGGGCGCGCGTTTCCGCAGGTCAGCGAGTTCCGGCATACGTCGTCTTCACTGACGCGACACTCGTGGCCATCGCCGAGCGCAAACCGGCGGCGCGCGCCGACCTGATCGCCATCGCTGGCATCGGCCCGCGCAAGCTCGCCCTCTACGGCGACGCCGCGCTGGCCCTCGTAGCGGGCGCGGCGGTTGATGATCTTGAGCCAGAAAAAACTTCTGCGAATGACCCGTAAAACCGTTTGCCCTCCCGAGAGGGGGAGGCATAGCCTCAGAGCACACCTGGGGAGAGCGCTGCTCAACCCTGGTTAGGCAGAAGATCTACCGGCGCAAGACGAGTCCGCAGAAGGAGGTGGCCCCGGTGGCGATCAACAACACGACCCGACCGTGGTCGCCGAGCGCTGCCGTGAGCCCGATGGAGGCCACGCGCCTTCACTCGGCCACGTTGGCTCCGATCGCTCCGGCATATCAGGCCCAGGCTCAGGCCGAGCTGCTCCTGGTGCCCGCTGCCGTCGCGTTCAAGGGGACCAATGTGTCCACGGTCAAGGGTATTCGGGCCGCCCAGGGCGGCATGGATGTCCGCGGCGTTCCACCTCGAAGTAGGCCGGTCTAGCAGACCTAGACCTCCGGCTCACTTCGAGGCCGCGGAACCCGCAAACCGGGATCCGCGGCCTCAGTTTTTTGCTCCACCAGTTGTTCCAAGACCGGTCCACAAGACCGAACGCGAGAGAGAGGTGACCGGGCGATGAGCCTGGCCTTGGCCAATCCGGACGCGAAGAGCGTCGGGTTGGACGCGGAACTGCCCTGTCGGAAGTTCGACCCGGACCTGTGGTTCGCCGACGCCCCGACCGAGCTCGAGCTGGCCAAGTCGCTCTGCGGGGACTGCCCGCTGCGCGTCGAGTGCCTGGCGGGCGCGGTCGAGCGTGCCGAGCCCTGGGGCGTCTGGGGCGGCGAGATCTTCGAGCGCGGTGCGGTCGTGCCCCGCAAGCGGCCCCGTGGTCGCCCGCGCAAGGAAGACGTCGCCCGAGACGCCGTCCTCCGAGTCGAGGTAGAGGCGCGGTTGGCAGCCGAAGGGCTCGCCGACCAGCCGCGCGTCGCCGTCCGACTGGCGGCCTGACATGCCGACGGTCCGCGAAACCCCCACCCATCACGAGAAGCCGAGATACGCAGCCATGACCACCACCGTGAACGGAGCCACCGACATGAATCTCATCCAAGAAGCGTTGTCACGAGCGCGAATGCGCCTGCCTCAGACCGGCAGGAAGACGCGCTCTGAGGCAACCCGATCCGCCCGAACCATCGCCATGCAGGCCCGCCACCAGTCGGCGCGCCAGATGGGCGGCTGGTAGTCCGGATCCCTTTCCCGCGCGGCCCGCTCCCTTCATCGGGGGCGGGCCGCACCCTTTCTTCAAGATCGAAGATCGCGGTCCCGGGTCCGCGGTGGTCCGGACCGTCGCTCCCGCCGGAGACCGTTCGCTCCGCTTCACTGCCACCTCCGCCGTGGGTCAACCCCTGCCGCGCGTCTGATCGTGTGCGTCCCGCCAGGGCGAACGACCGCGACGCCCACGATCAGGTGTGGCGCACCTGGGCGACACGCCGTGGGATCCCCAGACGGGATGCACAGGATCAAGCGGGTGCCGCTCTGGTCTCCTGGTCCGCCGCACATGATCATCCGGCCTGCCACGGCCGCCGCGAGGTCGACGGTCCGCGGCCCCCTCGTCGTTCGGCACCTCGGCGGAGACCGCGTCGAGGCATCGGTCGGCACCGGGTCCCGCAGCCGGCCGCGGTTTCCCGCGGGTGAAGTGGCCGATGTGGCCAGATGGCTCGGGCCGGCCAGCGGCGCCACCTTGGTGGGGGCGTGCTGTGCCGGTTCTTGGTAGGCGCGTGCCGTGGCAGCTTCTCGGTGGCGAAGCTGGCCCAAGCACCCGCCGCCCGGCCTGCCCCGACGCGCTGCTGCCGGCCCGCGAGGCTGGCGGCCTGGCTGTTCCTTCTC
Protein-coding regions in this window:
- a CDS encoding pitrilysin family protein, whose amino-acid sequence is MKIPATKYPVERFTLDNGLRVVLAPDRSAPVVGVAVVYDVGIRSEPEGRTGFAHLFEHLMFQGSENLEKLAHFRHVQGAGGTFNGSTHLDYTDYFETLPSGALERALFLEADRMRGPRLTEENLRNQVDVVKEEIRVNVLNRPYGGFPWLKLPPVMFDTFPNAHDGYGSFEDLESATVADAAEFFSRYYACGNAVLSVAGDLDVAEATEMIQRHFGDVPARPAPPRPDFDEPDLTSERRESYADRLAPLPAVAAAWRVPNPIDDFAAYLPYVVLAEVLTDGDASRLVERMVLRDRTVTSLGGYLGFMGEPFEVRDPTAALLQFHLPPGGDVDKVLRTADEELERLAGDGIGAEELGRVQARMATHLLRDTDAVLGRALRIAVLEEQRGEPELINELPRLIGEVTADQIRAAAATLTPQRRASIEVIPGGGQ
- a CDS encoding pitrilysin family protein, which codes for MSDVKRSLPALLPAAPIKLPGEAERRLTNGLTVIAIRRPAVPLVEVRLRVPFARANLARGAMLSQTLFSGTAEMSTVDIAAELQAVGGGLAASVDPDRLMISGNGLAAGLGRILEIMAEVVDGAAYPSDEVATERDRLVDNIQVAKSQPAHLAREALLQRVYGRHPYAVQTPEPEQVRTVRPAQLRALHAERVHPAGATLVLVGDFQVKRALDTAEAVLGSWNGGGKDVTLPAAPAPAPGPVLVVDRPDSVQSSLRMALPAVPRTHPDHAALQLANLVFGGYFSSRWVENIREDKGYTYGPHSLVDHSVAGSVVLVSAEVATEVTGPALLETLYELGRLATTPPGAEELEQARQYVLGTLKLGMSTQAGLASLASTYAGAGLRLDFLKDYTAQLTAATRDDVAAAAAKYLAPSGATTVILGDAEKIEAPVATLREVELG
- the nudC gene encoding NAD(+) diphosphatase codes for the protein MTGAPPLARATLDRAGHRRSDPHWLESAWPTARLLPVDSSAGTALFRDVVTGDAADAAVGAVLSVVLLDTSGVDRSAAVFLGVEPDGVAVFAIDGPLPDVPGTRPANLRDVGHRLDDRDAGLLTTALAIVNWHVRSPYSPQTGQPTTVGEAGWSRVDAAGNQTWPRTDPAMIVLVHDGVAGPDGRCLLGNNATWPKQPGFRRFSCLAGYVEPGESAEAAVAREVAEEVGLTLDRIDYVASQAWPFPGSLMLGYTATADAAQPLKVDPAEITEARWFTRREVRALLGGETVNLGTPDEPAVMTLPMQVSIAYYLITTWAGA
- a CDS encoding mycoredoxin, yielding MLTMYSTSWCGYCHRLKSQLDREGIAYQVIDIEQDPASADYVMSVNGGNQTVPTLRFDDGTAMTNPSITQVKQHLSSLEAA
- a CDS encoding ATP-dependent DNA helicase UvrD2, yielding MAVDSPAEQVLAGLDPEQRTAVTAPAGPVCILAGAGTGKTRAITHRIAYRTLRGETAGRHVLAVTFTARAAAEMRARLAALGVAGVQARTFHAAALRQVRYFAPRLLAGRELPELIDSKARLVGLAAARVGVRTDRTGARDLAGEIEWAKSSLVEPGEYVVAAAKATRETPFEAGKVAEVFAAYEQLKRGNGVIDFEDLLRAAVWGIEEHSDVAEQVRAQYRHFVVDEYQDVNPLQQRLLDAWLGGRDDLTVVGDASQTIYSFTGATSAYLIDFPRLRRSPVVVRLVRDYRSTPQVVGLANAVIRQARGAEARLRLELVGQRPSGAEPELRIFQDEPGEAAAVAARCRQLIASGTPAREIAVLFRTNAQSETYEKALAEAEVPYVVQGAERFFERSEVRQALVALRAATRSADPGEPLVRSVAAALEAVGWAPDQRPGGGAARERWEALAALLALAEEFGATPTLLPIGEGAVSSRPPTLADFVDELGRRAAAQHAPTVEGVTLASLHSAKGLEWDAVFVVGLSDGTLPTTYAKTPEQVEEERRLLYVGVTRAREWLWLSYAISRSPGGRPRRPCRFLPQFDGRSGGGAGGGPGGSAVSRLSRKPDSRPPRIVSCRVCGATLLGGADRKLGRCATCPSDLDEELLDRLQRWRARVSAGQRVPAYVVFTDATLVAIAERKPAARADLIAIAGIGPRKLALYGDAALALVAGAAVDDLEPEKTSANDP
- a CDS encoding WhiB family transcriptional regulator, whose translation is MSLALANPDAKSVGLDAELPCRKFDPDLWFADAPTELELAKSLCGDCPLRVECLAGAVERAEPWGVWGGEIFERGAVVPRKRPRGRPRKEDVARDAVLRVEVEARLAAEGLADQPRVAVRLAA